Genomic segment of Amblyraja radiata isolate CabotCenter1 unplaced genomic scaffold, sAmbRad1.1.pri scaffold_1148_ctg1, whole genome shotgun sequence:
CGGCCTTGGCATTGGCGTTGACATTGGCATTGATGTTGCTGCTGTCCAAAGATCTTGGTCAAACCTGCTGGCATCTCAGTTGCCCAAGAGTCTTGGCCGCCCTTGACCCAAGAGTCTTGGTCGCCCTTAGTGTTGGCATCTTCTCAAGTGTTGGTTCCGTTGGCCGCCCATCGTagagtgcgggggaggggggtgggtgggggttgtTGGCTTCTGGCTTCATACATTGGCCATCCTTCGGGTAGAGTTGGtctggtgaggtgggggggggggggggggggggggggacaaggggTGGGCAAGGGGTgggcaaggagggggggggggagaagcctcCAGGATCTGGGATCACCTCTCCAGCAGCTGCTTCAAGGCCCGTTCAATGTTCATGCGGTGGCCCACCCTGGTGACCCCCAGATCCACGTAGTCCTCCTTCTGCAGGGAGGGCAGGTGGCTGCCGTCGATCTCGTTGTCCAAGAAGTGGTCCTTGTGTTCGCCGAGCCGCAGGTAGTCCAGCCAGTCCGCCACGTCGAACTTGCTCCAGAAGGCCAGTGGCTTGGCGGCAAACGGCTTGTCGGGGGGCACGGGCGGGGGGGACTGGAACCCCCCCAACCCGACCGGGGAGTGGGCCCGGCTACCCGGGGCCGGCTCGAACCCCACACCcaccgggggagggggagggggaggggcgccCACCAGGGCCGAGGGGAAGATGGGCAGGGAGGATGgtcggggggtggaggtgggggggcccGGTCGCCCCTCCCCCTGGGCCAAGGAGGGGCTGGGGGACCGGCGGGTGGGCGACTTCATCTCGAACTCCAGTGTCCGGTGGCTGTGGGGGCCCGACTTtggccagcactgacccctgagaCCCAGGCCCGAGTCGTCCGAGAGCCTGCAGGAGGGGGGGAgcagcgggggagagagagagagggggggagagagatggggaggggggggagagaaggggagagagagggggagtgagacggagagacagtgagagaaggaatgagagagATTGTGAGATAGGCCCTGCCCTCTGTCCCCAACTCCCAGCCCGGAAATCACCTTTCCCCCCCGTCTCCCCTCTACACATTTCCcccttgctgcccccctccctcctccctctctcctcccacccttcccttgtgtgtgtgcgcgtgagtgtgcgggcgtgcgtgtgcgtgtacgtgtgcgtgtacgtgtgcgtgtatgtgtgcgtgtgcgtgtacatgtacgtgtgcgtgtacgtgtgcgtgtacgtgtgcgtgtgcatgtacgtgtgcgtgtacgtgtacgtgtgcgtgtacgtgtgcgtgtgcgtgtgcgtgtgcgtgtacgtgtgcgtgtgcgtgtacgtgttaCCTGTGCCGCAGTGCGGGGGGTTTCCCTGTCGGGGCCCCGCTGCTCCAGGGGCCGCCACTCATTTGCTGGAGTTTGTTGCTGAGTTCACTGATGATGCTGGCCTTGACAGAGGCCATACAGGGCCCCGGGACCATGGCCGGGCCCACCGCCTGCACCAGGGGGCCCTCGTCCCAGTGGGTGGAGGCCatggactggggggggggagggggcaggaagggggggTTGGCGGGCGGGGGCCGACCCGGGAGAGAGGGCCGGGGCCTAGTGTGGCTGGGGTAGGCCCCAGGTCTGTCCTGGCCTAATGCAGACCTATCCTGGCCTAACAAAGGCCTATCCGGGCCTAACACAGGCCTATCCGGGCCTAACACAGGCCTATCCGGGCCTAACACAGGCCTATCCGGGCCTAAAAGAGGCCTATCAGAGCCTAATACAGGCTTATCCTGGCCTAACAGAGGCCTATCCGAGCCTAACACAGGCCTATCCGGGCCTAACACGTGGCCATCCAGGTAGGCGATGTAAGTGTCCAGCAGCCCATTGCCCTCAGTTGAGAGGCCGGAGAGGCCAGAGAGGCTGGACAGAGTGGACAGAGTGGACGCACTGCTGACCGCCTCCACTCGCTGCTCACTCCCGCTCCGACTGTCCGCCTCCTCAATCCCAGAGTCCCCCACCCCATCTGGGGGGCTCCCCCCGGAGGAAGggcagcccccccctcccccccctactcGGGCCCCGGCCTGGCCCCGCTCGGGGCAGCCCCCAGCCTCGCCCTTAGGGGCCTGGGTGAGGTTGGCCACCTCGCTGTCGTAGGAGGTGAGGCTGGAGCCCGTGGAGTCGAGGGTGGGCAGACTCTGGGCCTCAGGGgccggggggggagggaggggaggtggtggggggggaggggaggtggggggtggggggggagggggaggaggagggggagggggcggagggggtggaggaggagggggcgaggCCTCGGGCCCCTCGAAGCTGTTGGAGAActcgaggggagggggcagggggtcgCTGAAGACAAACTCCTCCTCGGTGtcgagggagagggtgggaggggggagggaggtgagggggagggtctGGGTGGTGGCGGGGGGGCGGGGACGGGGGTGGGGGTTCTCCTTGGGGGGGAGAGGAGCCTCCTTGGTGCcgggggggttggagggggccTGCTCGGGCCTATGAAGGGGAGGGACCCCCGCTGCCCCTCCCCCAGGGGCCTTGTTGGCCTCGGGCAGGCCTGGCTCTTTGTAGCGGGCCTGGGTCTGGCTCTGGGCCTGGGCCTCAGGCCTGGGCTGGTCCTGCAGCGATCGCTGGCGTGCAGCCAAGGCCAGGCCTAAGGGCGACTCTGGGTCGAGCACCTTGCCCGTGAGCGGGTGGATGAAGGTGCCCGCGGCCCCCCTTTGACCATAGCCCGAGGGCAGGACATTGAAGGCGCTGCCCGTGGCCACAGACTTGGCGTAGGCCCGAGCCGGCCCTCGACCCGACGAGGCCACGATGTTGACAAAGGCCTCGGCGTTGTTGAACATGGCCTCGTCGATGGATTTGGAGTGGGGCAGGCGGGAGGAGGCCACagcctgggcctgggcctgggtCTGGGTCTCCGTGCCATCAGTGGACAGGAATATGGCGGATTTGTGCCGGGCCTCCATGTAGCGCTCCCTGTCCCTCCGCGCCGCGCCCACCACCGCCGCGCCGAACTGGCTGGTGAAGTCGACGGTGTTTCGGGCCTGGGACAGCTCGGGGCCTGCCTCAGTCTCCACGCTGCTGCCCTGGCTACTGCGCCCACTACTGCTAGTGGACGGGGCCTTGATGATGatggtggggatggggatggagcaAGTCTTGTCCTGCTGTTGCTCGTCCTCCACCTTCGACTGCTTGACCAGCGGGCCCTTGCGCCGCAGAGGCTTGGCGGGCACGTACATGGCCGCCCCGCACAGGCGGGCCCCCGCGTTGACGTAGCGCGACTCCGAACGCCGGCCCCGGGGCCCGGCGGGGGCTGAGGGaccggagggggagggtggggggggcccGGGGACTGGCCTGTCCTCGGGGGGGCCCGGCTGGTAGGACAGGGCCTTCTCGCGCCGCCCGGCCTTGCCCGGCACCTCCACCAACCCGTGGCGCAGGCTGGCGTACAGGCCCGGGTCCGGCACTCCCGCGGGGTTGAATGCGGGGCGGGCGGAGGGAGGGGCAGGGGCcgcgggagggggtggggggcctGAGCGGGGCTGGGGCAGGTTGAAGGGGGGGTCGGGGGGAGcggtggtggggggaggtgggatgTCGTCAGCACTCGGCACCGACAGGCTGCGGGCAAACTTGAAGGCCGGGGGCAACAAGAACTGCTTCTCCTCTTCAGAGGCTCCTgtcggaggagagaggggagagaatgatCAACACTgctacagtactggtggggacaaTCTCTGTACaacaacatagacaataggtgcaggagtagaggccattcggcccttcgagcctgcactgccattcaatatgatcatggctgatcatccaactcagtatcccatccctgccttctctccataccccctgatccctttagccacaagggccacatctaactccctcttaaatatagccaatgaactgtggcctcgactacctctgtggcagaaaattccacagattcaccactctctgtgtgaaaaatgtttttctcatctcggtcctaaaagatttcccatttatccttaaactgtgtggccccttgttctggacttccccaacatagggaacaatcttcctgcatctagcctgtccaaccccataagaattttgtaagtttctataagatcccccctcaatcttctaaattctagcgagtacaagccgagtctatccagtctttcttcatatgaaagtcctgacatcccaggaatcagtcgggtgaaccttctctgtgctccctctatggcaagaatgtctttggacgGTCCACTTCTTTCCCAGCCCCTGTTACAGTCGCACACCACtcttgacccccaccctccctccctcccacccacccacaccattGACCACTCACTCACCCATGGATTTCTGTCGCATCATTCCCTGCTGAGCTGCCAGgtaggggcggtcgaagc
This window contains:
- the LOC116969772 gene encoding SH3 and multiple ankyrin repeat domains protein 1-like is translated as RLDEILAAAQQSIANETGSVQPSAPPTRPPPRTYYGAETLYGQPGMSVMAAPISFDRPYLAAQQGMMRQKSMGASEEEKQFLLPPAFKFARSLSVPSADDIPPPPTTAPPDPPFNLPQPRSGPPPPPAAPAPPSARPAFNPAGVPDPGLYASLRHGLVEVPGKAGRREKALSYQPGPPEDRPVPGPPPPSPSGPSAPAGPRGRRSESRYVNAGARLCGAAMYVPAKPLRRKGPLVKQSKVEDEQQQDKTCSIPIPTIIIKAPSTSSSGRSSQGSSVETEAGPELSQARNTVDFTSQFGAAVVGAARRDRERYMEARHKSAIFLSTDGTETQTQAQAQAVASSRLPHSKSIDEAMFNNAEAFVNIVASSGRGPARAYAKSVATGSAFNVLPSGYGQRGAAGTFIHPLTGKVLDPESPLGLALAARQRSLQDQPRPEAQAQSQTQARYKEPGLPEANKAPGGGAAGVPPLHRPEQAPSNPPGTKEAPLPPKENPHPRPRPPATTQTLPLTSLPPPTLSLDTEEEFVFSDPLPPPLEFSNSFEGPEASPPPPPPPPPPPPPPPPPPPPPTSPPPPPPPLPPPPAPEAQSLPTLDSTGSSLTSYDSEVANLTQAPKGEAGGCPERGQAGARVGGGGGGCPSSGGSPPDGVGDSGIEEADSRSGSEQRVEAVSSASTLSTLSSLSGLSGLSTEGNGLLDTYIAYLDGHVLGPDRPVLGSDRPLLGQDKPVLGSDRPLLGPDRPVLGPDRPVLGPDRPVLGPDRPLLGQDRSALGQDRPGAYPSHTRPRPSLPGRPPPANPPFLPPPPPQSMASTHWDEGPLVQAVGPAMVPGPCMASVKASIISELSNKLQQMSGGPWSSGAPTGKPPALRHRLSDDSGLGLRGQCWPKSGPHSHRTLEFEMKSPTRRSPSPSLAQGEGRPGPPTSTPRPSSLPIFPSALVGAPPPPPPPVGVGFEPAPGSRAHSPVGLGGFQSPPPVPPDKPFAAKPLAFWSKFDVADWLDYLRLGEHKDHFLDNEIDGSHLPSLQKEDYVDLGVTRVGHRMNIERALKQLLER